Within the Salarias fasciatus chromosome 2, fSalaFa1.1, whole genome shotgun sequence genome, the region TATAACTACCGTATATCTCAACTAGTAATCAGCAATTGCATCATCTACCTGAACAACACAACCACACTGCATCCTGAAACACATGATTACATCTTGGTTTAAAGAAACAACTGTTACTGAAAACTGATTCTTGATGTTTAAAATCCATAAATGTGGCTGTAATGGAAGAATAAATGGAAACTTAAAAAGATCAAAAAACCAGTTccaattttgtttgtttttctcttttatttttcttttttaattttctttgtgcttatttacatttacagtacatATCCAGctagaaaaaaatcatttaaaaatacaaGAAACCCCTGTCAATAGTTGACATCGTAGTCACAGCGAACAGCACACCTCAAAGCACATTTCTTGTTTTGTCATGGATTCTATCAGACATTGGCTACAAAACAGGATCTGGGTTTTTGTCCAGCTGACATTTAACCTGCTTCTGATTCCTGCAGGTGAAAAGTGCAAAGTACAACATTCACTAACAGTTTGTCAGAGCTAAGGCTAGATATTTAGTTTAGGCAATGGGAAACCCTTTAATTAAGTGTGGTTGAAACCCCAAGAAACTATCCTTTAAACGCCTCAACCAGGAAGATAAATGTGGGTTATGTAACATGTGATTATTTAGTGGGAACTCTGGAGGACTTCAGGTTAAGGTTTGTTGTAGAACTGTGCTTAAAAACTTAGCTTCCACTGCATTTGTCATGTCAGTCTGACCCAATTGCCCATGCTTCCTTCATTGGCTGTGTGGAGCAGTGGGAATGAATCTTTGTCTGTGTTCACGCTAATAATTTCAGGATGGGTtttaatgtgcaaaaaaaaaaaaaaaaaaaaaacatgaaaagttgAGGGCTGCTGATGTTACTGTCTCAATATTGTTGAAACATGTTCTCACGTAGAGACACAAATTTAATACTAGCCAGTCATAGGTCAAATACcctgattacacacacacacacacacacacacacacacacacacacacacacacacacaaaactaatAAAACTTTGTTGCAGGAGCTTGCAATTAATTGTTGTCCGGAATGGCCCAAACCAATCTCACTCAAAATTGTGTACCACATAAAAACCTAGGACTGCTTTGTTGTCCAATGCAAGACTCAGAAATATTCAGTATTAATATGGCTCCTAATAAAATCCAACGTGCTCAATAGTTCCATTGATCTGCCTGAAACAAATCATGATAGAAGCTAATTGACTGATATTTGtcatattaaaacacacattaaagaaCTGAATGGACCATAAATTTTATTAAGGTAAAACACAATTATGAAATAATCTCTTGCAGCCTGTGTGGCAGGTGCAATGGTTGTGGGGATTCATATTCTCAAATTTTAACAAGCAAATCCCCTGTCAGGCTGATcctatccattcatccaccttGCACGCCACTTCATCAAATTAGTAACCAGTAACCAAGTAACCAGGTAGGCTTACTAATGAAAATTATTCTCAATGTTTTCCATTGAGAAAGGAAGGTCAACATTCAGCTAAAAATAACTAACATGAAGCAAAGTAAAGTTTGTGCAGGTTGTGAGTTTAGAGCATTTTTATCAATGTTATTGAAACTACACCATCAAAGGTATTCAAAATTAAACTGTTACAAAGTGACACTTGTTGGAAATGTGGAATGGATTCCAATGCATACCTTAGGTAATGTCCATTTTGGACTGGGGTCataaagaatttaaaaagaTGGATAGGTTTGTCTGTCCCAGTAACACCTCAGTTGTGCCTGATTGTTGGCAAATCATCATGTCTCCTGCATTTATATAACAGATGCATATTTTTTTGGTGGCTGCATTTGTAGTGGCAGCCAGATCAGCCCTGCGAGTTTGGAAGAGACTTCAAAGACCCAAAATCAAAGAATAGGTTAAACTGATGATTGAGACTGCTGCCTACTCATTTCCAAAATTCAGAATATCCAGGATAAATCTAACAAAACATGGATATATTTTAGGTCATTCATTGTGAAACAGGAGTCTGCTATCATTAAAATCCCCTGATTGTTCTATATTGCTacgtttgattgttttttttatttttacttgtatgtattttgtttcttatttttgtgttgttggttgCAAAAGGAAATTCAATAAAGACTTAattgacaacaaaaaaacattattgaAACTGAGGGCAGCAGAAATAAAAGGGGTCACTTGATGAACCTCCCAAATAAGTAGACAAAGAGAGCTGCACTGTTCAATCTAAATTGAAATAATTTGTAAATGTGAAAAGGCTCAGATTTTTATCAATTATATTTTCAGTGGAAATTTATATTTTGAAATGGAACATTTTTATATGCACTTTAGGTAAGCATTTTAGAATTTCCACATATCTGAATATTCCGTGGAGTAAATACCTCTCGTTGATAGACTTGAATAAAAGAACATATGGGCAGTAAGAAAGTAACTAACTCATCCAAACCACCAGGAACTACAGCACTGACATAGGCATGTCATTCAGGTTAGACAAGTGTGACCAGAGGATATGAAAGAGAAGCAGGGTGATCAGAACTGAAGGGCTTGATCTACCAGGGAGCAACTTAGTGGATATATAGATAACTTTAGGTACCTTTGGCTTACACAAGCTAATGGAAACCATGAAGAGACTGCAAAAAATTAACCATAACCAGATATCTGTAATGTAACACATTGCCAGTCACCAGAAACCCAGCTGGGATCATAAGCGCACCAAAGAGGAAGTAGAAGCCACGTAGTCCAGCATCCTGAGACTGTCCATTAATTAAACACATGGAGGCTTAAGATGTCCAAGATGAGAAATCCCAAATCCAACATCCAATCATTCAGATTGCCTCAAAAGGATATGAGTTACCGTAAGTGAATGCCTCAAGCAGCTGAAAAATAATGACACAGAGAAGGAGCAGGTAACACCTCGAGATGAACGCTAACTTGGAACATTTCACCATCATCAAGTTGCTGATATTAAGGAGACCCACCAATGGCTGGAAAATGCTGGACTGACAGACAatacagaggcactaatcatagCAGAACAATAAAGGTCTACCATGGTGGATCAGAGAGAATGGGCAGGCTGCGCAAAGGCGTCTCAGTGATGGTCCAACACATAGGAGCAGGGTGTAAGATGCAAGAAGGATCCAATGTGCATGGAGAAACACAATCAAGAAGTTGGGATAGTGTACAGAAACATCTGTTCCGAGTATGGATTTGATGTAACCACATCCCAGTGGGACATCCCCCTAGAGGTGTTTGGGAACAACAGGGCTAAGATCCTGAGGGACTTAAGCttccagactgacaaacagctgctgacCATTGACTTTATGCTGCTGACTAACCAACCGGACATTGTGGTGGTTGAGTCGACACATAACAGAACAGCACAACAGTGATAAATGGGACAGTATATATGTTTGCATCACAAAGTACCTGCAGACAAGAAACATCTTCACAGTACTAAAAGCATTCATAGCTCAAAcaagtaatttttatttttttttaaactgtgggtATATTGTAGGGCAGCATAGTGGTGTAGTGTGTAGTACACCTGCCCCTAGTCTGAGGCTCAGCTTAggtgtgtgaagtttgcatgccCCTCCCCACCCCAACCAAAAACGGATGGTGTCTAATATGTGTATATTTGAGTTAGGTCTGTTCTACAAATATGAGAGGTCCTCCTTCAGGATAATGGAGAGTCGGGATTTGGACACACAATACAGTTTGGATgccttttttaaacatttttgtaTCTCTTTTACATACAGTCTATGGTTTGTACAACATGAATCTTGTAGTCACGTGACTTTAACTACAAATTCCAGAATTCACAGGAACGGAAGCCCACCCTATGTGGAAGATGATTCTGCATTGCATCCAATCGTTTATTAGAAATTTATGACTGACAAATCAATGGAGATTTGTGATTGGTTTCTATGTGGTTTCCAGGAAGTGAACGCCACCGTTGTAACCACCTCCCGCATGTGAGCCCCCGTCCATAGCACCACGCGCAGCgtgtggaggagagagacacCGGTCGGGAGAGCAACGTCATTCCTCGGACCACCGACTCGACGTAGCGCAGCTGACtgagagcggagcggagcggcgttGTCCGAGGCAGGTAAAGTACCGGCTGTGGTTGTTTCGCTCGCACCAGATCGTCTGTGTAACGGACAGATGGTTTCCAGCGGAACTCTGGCAAAGTAGGTCGTATTAGATAAGAACAGGGTGGACGCTAGGGCCTGGTAGTCTGTAGGCCTGTTGCACTCCGCGCTCTGTACTGAGAAAGGCGGCCCGTCTAGACTCCCTCCTCCCCGGTCAGTCCCGCTGCCTGCATTAGCTAGGTGCCTTAACGGTCACCGCGCCACTAGTTTGGAGAGGTACCCAGTCTGGATAGTTAGATTAAATTATGTCAGCCGTTTGAGGCCATAGATGTTTGTTAATGTTTTCAGTGGCCAGTTCGCCACATTTGTTTAGTTGCTCTTTTTCGCATATTTTCAGGTGCTGAAGCGATTACAGCAGAAAGATGGCGGACGACCCCAGCGCGGCGGACAGGAACGTGGAGATATGGAAAATCAAGAAGCTTATCAAAAGTTTGGAAGCTGCCCGTGGGTAAGTAATCCGTGAAACTTCCTTGTTCACACCAAGACCGGTCTAACTGTGTCGagtctctgtttttttgttgactgTATGAACGTGGACCCCTGCAACAGCTGGAGCTTGGTTAACCGGGGCCGAGTTTGGGAGTGGTTAGCTTAGCATAGCTAACTTAGCTTACCCTGGCTAGCTAAATGCTAAGAATCTGCTGCTGTCGTGTTTCATTTCCTCACTCGTTAGACAATGCCTGGGTTATTGGAGAGAAGTGATAATGTTATCGTGACCACGTTCGTCTCATGGCTGACAGTGTGGAGGTTTAGATCTCCGAGCTCACATATGGTTTAAAGCTTGTGGCGGGGATGCTAGCCTCGCCGCTAACCGTACGTCATCTTTTGGAGAGAGGCCGCTATGGGTGtcttacaaaaaaaagcacGTTGATGAGAAAGGTAGGCCGGTTAGCCGACAGTCAGGCTTTCACGTGTTGCGGTAGAGACAAACCTTAACTGGTATTGATGCGAACATGACAATGTACTTGCGCATTGATGAGcataatgtgttttatttctccCAACAATTCGTAAAGTTAGTCCCCTTATGGCAACCTAGCGCTAAGCTAAAGCTTGCTGTTTCCTAATATTGGGTGGAAAATATTCCCGATACGATGTCTGCCAGCAGGGTTGTTGTAAGCCTGGTGAATTGTCAAACACAGCATGTGAACTATCGGTACTGCTATTTTAGCTTAGTAACTTGCTCTGCGACAGCTTTGCCCACTTGTGTTGCGCAGAATGTGCTGTCCTGAGCTACACCGCCTGCCATGTCACACGGTTGACTATTTGCCCTACATTCATCCAGCGGCTGTTACCTGCCTATGGAGAGGTGTATGCGCACACTGAGTCAGGCTGTGCTGGTTTGCTTTGTCTTTGTAAGCGATCGTGAATGGAAACAATAGTGTAATTGAACAGATACTCAGTCCTTGCTCTCAAGGGCAGAGATTGTGTACTGTAACTGAAAGCTCACTCCATTTGCCCCCCAGTGTTGAAGACCTTGCTCTGGAAGTCTCAACTTACAAAGttaaatttgaataaaatggGACCCATTTACCTAGGACATCAGTGTTATTGTCTGTATGTAACTATCTTTGCAAGCAATAAAATCCCTGTTCTTTCTTCCTTCAGTAATGGCACCAGCATGATCTCCCTGATCATCCCTCCAAAGGACCAGATTTCCAGAGTGGCCAAGATGTTGGCTGATGAGTTCGGCACTGCTTCCAACATTAAGAGTCGAGTCAACAGACTTTCTGTGCTCGGGGCCATCACTTCTGTACAGCAAAGACTAAAACTCTACAATAAAGGTATGTGTTTCAAGTAAACcatttttcattgtattttaaacaaacattgtattattattattacttattttattttgtttattttttttgaaatggtACGTTTGGCCAGAGGCTGTTGTGATCTTCACAATGCTGTACCACAGCTTATCTCTGAATATTGCTCTAAGCTCTGTCTCAAGCTTGTTCTTGACAAACAGTATGTTCTTTATGTATCTTTACAGAAGATTATTTGTCTAATTGTTTTccctcctggtttttttttttcttgtcagtgCCACCCAATGGTTTGGTTGTATATTGTGGCACCATTGTCACAGAGGaaggcaaagaaaagaaagtcaaTATCGACTTTGAGCCTTTTAAGCCAATCAACACCTCCCTGTACCTCTGTGACAACAAGTTCCACACTGAGGTGAGAGCCATCGCTTTGTTTTTGGGTGATcaaacagtgttttattgtaGAAACAAAATATTTGTGTTAAGTTCTCTTCTAGTATCTGAATTACAATTGCTTTTCAGCACTCTCATtgtccccctttttttccccaccgcACACTTCTGCAGGCATTGACGGCCCTCCTCTCTGATGACAGTAAGTTTGGCTTCATTGTGATCGACGGAAGTGGCGCACTGTTCGGCACGCTGCAGGGCAACACCAGGGAGGTGCTGCACAAGTTCACTGTGGACTTACCCAAAAAGCACGGTACTGACCCACAGTGTTCACTTTATAAAACTTTTCACCCAAATAACTTGGGATTCGATATGgcgtttttatatttattttgagttttaaTTTCACCAGCTGAAGATTATCTTTCATCTTCACTCTCCAGGTAGAGGAGGTCAGTCTGCTCTGCGTTTTGCTCGTCTGAGAATGGAGAAGAGACATAACTATGTGAGGAAAGTAGCTGAAACAGCAGTCCAGCTCTTTGTGTCCAACGACAAAGTTAATGTGGCTGGAATGGTCCTGGCTGGCTCTGCTGACTTCAAGACCGAACTTAGCCAGTCCGACATGTTCGACCCCGTAAGTCTTGATCGGTACTTCCACAAAGCTACATCCTGTATCATGAGTTTGTCCCTTGTAtcaaaaatgaatttatttcccAAAAAAGGGTTAGAGTTAAGATAATTGCATGATTTTAAGTCcattgtgtgtatatatacagtTGATACTGTGAGGAATATATAACAGTTTTTGATCTGCTCGCATTTATTGTGACATCACACTACAATATTAAGTTATATTAAACAGATTGCATACTTACAATTCATAGTTTGAATGTAAGTTAATGCATTACAGATTTTACTTTGTTAAAGGTCTGTTGTGCAAATTTTCTCGTCTTGGATAACATAAATCAGCTATCACAGGACTCTTGGTTTATTAATTTAGCTTTTGTACCTGTGGTTATTGTATATGCCTTAATATAATGGGCAGTACCCATTTCACCCTAACTGCAATTATTCCAAAGTTCATAGACCTCAACATTAACTTTCCTCATGAAGACAATCTTGAATTGCTGAGATAAACAAAAGTTGCATAAACATTAACAGAGCAATTTTGAAGGCGTACTTTAAAGGTGTTACTCTTTAGGCACAATGAAAGTACCCATAGTGTATTGTTGGAATCAGTACTGACTTATCAGCACTGTGGTCCCTTGACCTGTAACTTTGGTGAAATTTCCATGATTCATTTATCGTTCTTCTGGAAAATGGGACTTGTGCATTGAAACCTCCCAAGAACATCATACCCTTTCTGCTTGTCGGAAGGTTTATTAATTTAAGTTTTTGGTCTAATTCACAGAGGTTACAAGCCAAGGTTTTGAAGCTGGTAGACATCTCATATGGAGGGGAGAACGGTTTCAACCAGGCCATCGAACTCTCTGCAGAGGTTCTCTCAAATGTCAAGTTCATCCAGGAGAAGAAGCTCATAGGTGAGTCGTCCTAATCAGTGCTGAGATATTagcaaaatctttttttctttctttcttggtAGAAATTTTCCCtgaacattttgtgtttgataCTGCAGGGAGATACTTTGATGAGATCAGTCAGGATACAGGAAAGTACTGCTTTGGTGTTGAGGACACACTCAAAGCCTTGGAAATGGGAGCGGTGGAGATCCTCATAGTCTACGAGAACTTGGACACTATGCGTTACATTCTACGTGTACATGGGGCCGAGAGCAACGGAGCGGAGAATGGTATACTAGCTACATGTGGCACATCTGCCACAGAGACACAAGGCAGacataccttttttttttttttttttaagggggaGAACTtgattttgaaagttttttctttgattcttAGATGAGAAGACTTTGTACCTAACACCCGAGCAGGAGAAAGACAAGTCTCACTTCACAGACAAAGAGGCAAGTActccggggtggggggggacacATCTTTGTTGGTAAAGTCCTATTCATATCCCGTAATTCCATGTTGACtaattttatgttttcttttagaCGGGGCAGGAGCATGAGCTGATTGAGAGCATGCCGCTACTGGAGTGGTTTGCTAACAACTACAAAAAATTTGGAGCCACGCTGGAGATAGTAACAGACAAAAGCCAGGAAGGATCCCAGTTTGTCAAGGGCTTTGGGGGCATTGGTGGTGAGGAGTTTTATTTACTGCTTGCGTTTGACCTGAATGTGTTAAATCTGCTCAGAAAATCTGGACATAACTCAGCATGTGCTGATCATTCTGCTGCCCTGAATCACTAAAGACGATATTCTGT harbors:
- the etf1a gene encoding eukaryotic peptide chain release factor subunit 1-like — encoded protein: MADDPSAADRNVEIWKIKKLIKSLEAARGNGTSMISLIIPPKDQISRVAKMLADEFGTASNIKSRVNRLSVLGAITSVQQRLKLYNKVPPNGLVVYCGTIVTEEGKEKKVNIDFEPFKPINTSLYLCDNKFHTEALTALLSDDSKFGFIVIDGSGALFGTLQGNTREVLHKFTVDLPKKHGRGGQSALRFARLRMEKRHNYVRKVAETAVQLFVSNDKVNVAGMVLAGSADFKTELSQSDMFDPRLQAKVLKLVDISYGGENGFNQAIELSAEVLSNVKFIQEKKLIGRYFDEISQDTGKYCFGVEDTLKALEMGAVEILIVYENLDTMRYILRVHGAESNGAENDEKTLYLTPEQEKDKSHFTDKETGQEHELIESMPLLEWFANNYKKFGATLEIVTDKSQEGSQFVKGFGGIGGILRYRVDFQGMEYQGEDDEFFDLDDY